tgcagCAGTGGTTAAAATTTGTTTACTGACTGATGTCATTTTCAGGATGGTAATGGATACATCAGTGCTGCTGAGCTGCGCCATGTGATGACAAACCTTGGAGAGAAGCTGACTGATGAGGAAGTGGACGAGATGATCAGAGAAGCAGACATTGACGGAGACGGACAGGTCAACTATGAAGGTTGGTAGatgttctattttatgttttaacctGCTTGGGTCACTCGTTGGACGCAGCATCtcattttctccccctctctttctgcaGAGTTCGTACAAATGATGACGGCGAAGTGAAGGCCTTGTACAGATTTCGTATATAAataatttgcctttttttctttgtgtaattTATCTGTAAAATCTTAATAGCCCCCTTCGTCCCTGCCCCTTCTGCTGTCCAAAGGAACTGCATGTAAACTGCATAGGCTCTTGTCCCCATGTCCCTTTCTTTTGCTGTCATGGTGTTTTGGAGTGACGGAATGGTCATACAACCAGATGCCTGTGGAGGCCCCTGGGAGCCGGAGAACTTCGAATCTTCCCGTCTTGTGTGCTCGGGGCCCCTCCACGCATGGCGACATTGGAAACCTGTCAGCTGGTTGTCACTTGGCAACACTGTTGGCATGGAAACAATGTAGAGGAGTTTAAACTCTGCATGGACTACGGACAAAGTATATATGGAAATCTCTCAGCATTGCactactgcaaaaaaaatgacacgGGTGTATCTCCTAGGTACTCGTACAAACTCTTTTTGTATCTGCTGTTCTATATACCAGAAATCGACTAATCTTACCatgctttttaatgttttactcactacttttacttttctttctcttctttttttctttttttttttttaatggcctCTGGTCATGCCTCAAATAATCCATTCCAagttgtatatttttgttttccaataAAATTTACAATCTACCCGGATTTGAAAATTGTCTTGTTTTCTCAGTTATAATGGATCCTTGAGTTTGTATACCCTGTAATAATTCCCATTTTTGTATTGAGGACAGGATGCTCCATTTTTgatagggttttttttttcttttttttttttttttcttgttgcttAGAATACACATGAAATGTTTACCATTTTAAAGTGTCCCCTGTTTAATTCCCAAAAGCACTGAGGAGCATCAGCCAATGCCTCTTAATGTTCAGATAAGCTCAGATCAAATCTGTattgtcattaaaataaaagcactgagtGGGATCAAAGGCTTCTATTCTGAAGTGCACCCAATGGTACTCAATATTGGATTAGCCTTGTACTGTCCAGCTCCCCAACTGACTACATAGGCAATGTGTTGTCTGCTACTGTTGGCACGGCACCATGTAGAAGCTGCCTCATGTCTTATTTGGCATTTGCCCCCAATGACAAGGTGCAGGTGATTGAGCGTACATCAGAAATCATGGTGTAAATAGAGGTGTAcctgtttatgttgtttgttttttgttaatttcTGATTGAGTTTGTTACAGTAGCTTGCAGAGATACTAAGTTTGTTATTTTGatgaatgacaaaataaagcTCTATTGTGGacctctgctctgcctcctgtgtgaCTTTTATGCAGGCTGCTTTTAGTTTCTGTACACCTTTTGTAATGCTACactataaatatttattgtatGTTGTGTGATGGTTTTAATTGTCTGTTGGGAATGCTAAGGGCTGCAGTTGTTTGTGGCTTGGCCACTCATGCATATCATTCAGTAATCCCTGTGGAAGTACGTTTAGAGCTACTCATACACCAATAGGGACTTGTAAAGGGGGTAATTTATTTACAGCACCCCTGATTTGATTTTCCTTCATCTGCTGtgcatatatgtacacatgaaTGGATCATCCCTCTCTGCACTGTCTGCAGAGGAACAAGTTCAGCTCCAAGACATAGAACAAAAAGGAACACCACGACCCACGTCAATTTCAGGTGTGGACTGATGACACAAGTGGCTCTCATCTTGTCAAAACCAATTATcacaagactgaaaaaaaaagatcacagtCAAAGTGTCATCACAGTCTACTTATAAAAAGCTGTTAATTACACAGCACATGTAACACTAGTCTCAGCCCTCCTCTGCATTGTCCCAATAGAAGGCTGCAACAGTACATCAGGTAGTGTGTGATGAAAAGGGAGATGTACAGAACAACCTCACAACAGCTCCTTTGctgccaagtgtgtgtgtctcatgtaCTCTGGGGTCACATGAGACTTCCTTGACAAGAAGTGTAAACATGAATTCTTGGCTCCTTCGAACCATGTGTTCCATGTAACCTAGCAACGAGGCCAAATGTTGCGCTTTTGCTCCCAGAGCGAGATTTTCACTTCAGGTGATGGTCTTTAGTTCTGCCCTGTTgagaacaagtgtgtgtgtgtgtgtgtgtacctgacaTCACACTCCAGCCTAATATGCCACAAGAGGTAAGATACTTCAAACTtcatacacaaagaaaagagttAGTTTGAAAGAATTTCTCAGGGTAAGCATCTCACTGAATGCCTCATTTCAAGAACCCACTCTTCATAAATACACACTACACCCATGTCTAGTGCTAAGAAGAGTCTTGGTGGCTTATAAAACAGCCACCAGAATGAGATGTGTTCCTGTTTTGTCTCGTACTGGATTTCATTTTGCAGTGTAGCTTTTGATCTCTATATTCTAatcaacatggcagcagctTTCTAAATATCACACAATGGTGGATGAAGACGACAATGAGGACTTAGTAACTAACTGCAGCCATGTAAGCTGTGTACCTTGGTGCACATCGCCATTGTGTCCTACTCTCAGTCAAACTGGTCGGTGAGTCTAAATTTAGCCTTCCACCAGGCCAGCTTGTTGAAAAATTGATCGATAGTGGAGTCGCTGCTATAGAAACAGTCACAGTTTTAATGGTGGTCAGGTGTCACCGGATCTCCAGTCAAGCAGATAGCGAATGACAATGAGCACAGTGCAGTATACCGCCACATAGAAAAAACAAAGCCGTCTCTAAAGTCAGTGACATGTCCAGGGGTGGTAACAGAACAGATAAGGTAAGGCTCTTCAAAGTCCTTGTAAATCTGTGTGCTTAATGAGGACACAGTGAACTGGTAAAGAACGGGATGATACAAGTGGAGATGCATCAACACATTGTTGGCATAGCAATGTCATCATAGCAAGAAACTATCTCCTGTGTCTTGGCTTGTAtcctgtttttatctgcagGGCGATGACAAGGTGGACCTGTGTGGCCGGGGGAGTTGGTGGCTGGGAACACTGAAAGTAGGTGTCATACTGCAGTACGGTTTCATAGCCTGTCTAAAAGAGCACAGGCTGCCACACCGGCTTCTTTGCCGGGCTGTCACTTAAAAGTGGCTCATTAGCTTATGTGTAGATACACTAGATTTACAGTTAATGGCTTTTATTGCAAAGCACTTCCCCACTGTCTGTGTccaaagtgtctgtctgtctgccagaaATAAATACTTAACACTTACACTACAGTGAGTCCAGTCCTTAAGTGCTTCACAGTGGATTCATGGTCATAATGCATAGAGCTAATTAATTATCAGTTGATCTTAATGTGATCTCAGCTCTCAGGCTCAATTATTAAGCCTACCAAAAGAAGCAGGTCTTGTATTAGAAGAAACCTGAAGTTAAGTTTCTTATTATGTAAAAATTCAACTAGtattgttgtaaaaaaaaaaagaaaattgtatTTGGCCAAATACAAGAAattataatttcaaaataattcTACCTAGATTCCATTGTCCTGGTTTCTTCAGCTGAATTTGGCTCTTGAGGACCAGAGTCCAGTAATATCTTCTACTTGCTACAACACCATGCCATGTGCTAACACATTCCCGAAatgtctcctctcacctcttccCAGGACACACCCAACCCAGGTTTCTATCACATCCGAGGCTTCATCGAAGAAGGTGAACTGAATCCGGTGAGGAAGACCTACGGGTTCAAAGGCATGGGCAGAAAAGCTCAGACTCTGGGTGTACGTAAGGGGGATTTGCTTCTACCCGGGGCGTATGAATTCACCGACTCCATCCAGGAAGTCCTGATGCACCAGGCATCCTACTCTTTTAAAAACTGTCCACGGCCTGACATCATCACCCTCGGCATCAGGGACAAGGTGGGGCTCAGATATGACCTTTACAGATGCTGTTAGCATAAGCAATAACCACATAGCAAGTTCACCGTCTTTAGAACTGCACTCGCTTTCTGAGAGTTAGATTTGAAGTTCAATAGCACtcttatgtctgtgtgttttcaccttAACAGCTCATTGGAGCAATGGTTTTACAAGTGGGTCCCTGTTTTTGTTCCTCttgcacatgcatgcagatgGTTTCATGCTGTTCcagtgatttattgatttagtGTTGGTGGTGCTAACATACCAAGAATTGTAACAATGAGGCTGCAcaggtaaagaagaagaagactaaTAGCTAGCAAGATTAGatgaaaacaggttttaaaatatttaaaaaatagagaaagactgaatataaatataacatttttgttaatgagaaaACTCCAAATGGTACCTTTAAGTATGGGGTTCAAGCAAGAAAtttattagcttagcttagcttatgGCAATGtagaaatatgtaaaatatgtaaatatagaaatagATAAACAGCAGGAGACCTTTCAGACCTTTCAACCTTTTACTCTGATGTTCACAAAGGCGAAAGTCATGCGCCtgcatatttatgtgttttttgtaaAAGTGGATATGGAGGCGCATTGATTGGCATTTCCAATAGTGCTGAGTGTGCATTACAGCCCCACCACAATGCACTGCTGGTAGCACTATGGGTACGGTCAAATAGTCAAAGAAATTtgctcctaagtcctttcctaaccacttttgCTTGACCTCGATAGAAAACatcacaaggtcaaggaaagatgtgaaggagaattcatgatgagttaggagaagacgagcgcggtgttcagagaatccaaCTGAACTTGACTACGTCATTATGCGACAGCGAATATTATTgatgtgatctgtggtaaaactacaaagtccagaagatggactacaaaacacgCATCTGAGATACTTACTAGATACTCCCCATGCGCTCTTAGCAAGGGCAAGGGCAGCTAAGGGCAGATTTAGTTAGCAGCAGTGAATTAAAATAATCACTGATTgaagttataaagttgtgcttttgtacagtaatcagtgaagTCCGgttataaatgtatgtaatcaTTGTTGTCAGATACTGGTGTATAGGTGACACTGAGCACTAGATATATGTGATAAGAACAATATTGACCTCATGCGatctttaaaaatacagcaagtgcttttcaaaatgtgcctgaagaaaaacagatgatgtGTTCGAAGCAGAATCCAGCTGTtggcaacaaacaaaacaaactcatggTGATACtgtcatatatattttaacactTCTTATCTTTATTCCCTGTGCCAGCATATAAACACTTCACCATGCGACTACAACGTGACAGCCAAACCGGTGGAGAAGATTCCCTGCAAGTAAGCACTCGACAAACAGCCTCTCTTTAACTCTCAGATCACAGCGGAGTAGACAAGCCATGAATCATCCCTTGATCGCTGAATCCTTCCTCCTCATACaacttctccttccctctctcatctcctcccaGCACAAAGATGGAGGAGCACTCACCAACctgctctctcattttctttgccTGTGATCATGCACGTcattattcttttcttcttccctgtcttttctctcctcttcttgcAGGCATGTGATGTTTCGGTCGACCGTGCAGCGTATCAGC
This genomic stretch from Larimichthys crocea isolate SSNF chromosome III, L_crocea_2.0, whole genome shotgun sequence harbors:
- the stpg4 gene encoding protein STPG4 isoform X3, translated to MPQEGDDKVDLCGRGSWWLGTLKDTPNPGFYHIRGFIEEGELNPVRKTYGFKGMGRKAQTLGVRKGDLLLPGAYEFTDSIQEVLMHQASYSFKNCPRPDIITLGIRDKHINTSPCDYNVTAKPVEKIPCKHVMFRSTVQRISFPPKTPGPGAYEPRWKLGDRLKTEAIDPSFSLFFRNTL
- the stpg4 gene encoding protein STPG4 isoform X2, whose translation is MPQEGDDKVDLCGRGSWWLGTLKDTPNPGFYHIRGFIEEGELNPVRKTYGFKGMGRKAQTLGVRKGDLLLPGAYEFTDSIQEVLMHQASYSFKNCPRPDIITLGIRDKHINTSPCDYNVTAKPVEKIPCKHVMFRSTVQRISFPPKEGPAPCHYNPQTRPAKSISSCFKSTLPRLHYERSKTPGPGAYEPRWKLGDRLKTEAIDPSFSLFFRNTL
- the stpg4 gene encoding protein STPG4 isoform X1 → MPQEGDDKVDLCGRGSWWLGTLKDTPNPGFYHIRGFIEEGELNPVRKTYGFKGMGRKAQTLGVRKGDLLLPGAYEFTDSIQEVLMHQASYSFKNCPRPDIITLGIRDKHINTSPCDYNVTAKPVEKIPCKHVMFRSTVQRISFPPKNKKEADQLIEGVACSRVLDSLIKNRRRDLLRATIIHRPDQRKASVPASNPHCPGFTMSAQRPRDQAPTNLAGSWATDSKQRP